One Sediminicola sp. YIK13 DNA segment encodes these proteins:
- a CDS encoding M20/M25/M40 family metallo-hydrolase: MKKQLLPLAFLLFVFNLVLGQEETVTTVQPKYQKEMDKLVKKKSIQQAFLHIDELEPDTHKNLVELTEIPAPPFMEHKRAERFSEMLKEAGADRVWIDEVGNVLALRKGKDSTKTIALDAHLDTVFPEGTDVLVKMVGDTLYAPGVGDDTRGLVMVLTILKAMNSANIKTTSDVLLVGTVGEEGLGDLRGVKHLFKKNEPKIDSWIAIDGGELGRINNQALGSYRYKITFKGPGGHSWGAFGLANPHHAAGRAVAYFDDAARSYTSSGPKTSYNIGRIGGGTSINSIPFESWMEVDMRSVSPDRLIEIEEILITETNRALEDYNKMVDKGPKLSVDIEKIGDRPSGELSPELPLIQRSMAATKAFKTEPFLTRGSTDSNIPISLGIPAVTLGRGGKAGGAHSLGEWWVNDKTGPESIKLALLILVSEAGLE; this comes from the coding sequence ATGAAAAAACAGTTACTACCCTTAGCATTCCTATTGTTCGTTTTTAATCTTGTACTTGGCCAAGAAGAAACTGTTACAACTGTTCAACCTAAGTACCAAAAGGAAATGGATAAGCTTGTCAAAAAGAAAAGTATACAGCAAGCTTTTTTACACATTGATGAATTGGAACCCGACACCCATAAAAACTTGGTGGAATTGACCGAGATTCCTGCGCCTCCTTTTATGGAGCATAAACGTGCGGAACGGTTTAGTGAAATGTTGAAAGAAGCCGGTGCCGATAGGGTATGGATTGATGAAGTTGGAAATGTATTGGCGTTGAGAAAAGGAAAGGACAGTACTAAAACTATTGCTTTGGATGCCCATTTGGATACAGTTTTCCCTGAAGGTACAGATGTCTTGGTAAAGATGGTTGGGGATACCCTTTATGCACCAGGAGTAGGGGATGACACCCGTGGTTTGGTAATGGTCTTAACCATTTTAAAAGCTATGAACAGTGCCAATATTAAAACCACTTCAGATGTATTGTTGGTTGGAACAGTGGGAGAAGAAGGATTGGGTGATTTAAGGGGAGTAAAACACTTATTCAAAAAAAACGAACCTAAAATTGATTCTTGGATCGCTATTGATGGCGGGGAATTGGGAAGGATAAATAATCAGGCCTTAGGATCTTATCGTTATAAGATTACTTTTAAAGGACCTGGAGGACATTCGTGGGGAGCTTTTGGTTTGGCCAATCCACATCATGCTGCGGGTAGGGCAGTGGCCTATTTTGATGATGCAGCTAGATCATATACCTCCTCTGGCCCCAAAACCAGTTATAATATTGGCAGAATAGGTGGTGGTACTTCCATTAATTCCATCCCCTTTGAGTCTTGGATGGAAGTAGATATGAGGTCGGTGAGTCCAGACCGACTTATAGAAATTGAAGAAATATTGATCACCGAGACAAATCGGGCTTTGGAGGATTATAATAAAATGGTGGATAAAGGGCCAAAATTATCTGTGGATATAGAAAAAATAGGTGACCGTCCATCTGGAGAACTTTCTCCGGAATTACCTCTAATTCAAAGATCTATGGCAGCGACAAAAGCCTTTAAAACAGAACCTTTCTTAACAAGGGGATCCACGGATTCCAATATTCCAATTTCTTTGGGAATACCTGCGGTTACTTTAGGAAGAGGTGGTAAGGCAGGAGGAGCACATTCCTTGGGAGAATGGTGGGTAAATGACAAAACTGGACCTGAATCCATAAAATTGGCGCTTTTGATTTTGGTTTCAGAAGCCGGACTGGAATAG